A genomic window from Candidatus Methylacidiphilum fumarolicum includes:
- a CDS encoding glycoside hydrolase family 15 protein: MAYQPIENHAIIGDMHTVALVAMDGSIDWLCIPYFDSPSVFGALLDDKKGGFFKIAPLEHHVSYKQFYWPETNVLVTRFLSTQGAAELTDFMPVNSTDYTGSHRFRLIRRLTAVRGTISFSFECRPAFNYAQDQHETELTTIGAVFSTEKLRLLLTTDKPLEISENGVVSKFILREGQTTDFALVQLLPGSEWGMHISSREAENLFRQTVCYWRNWIARCKYSGRWREMVYRSALTLKLLTFKPTGAIIAAPTTSLPEEIGGIRNWDYRFSWIRDSAFTIYAFMRLGFTEEAQNYMEFLSKVYRGFSRKNPPLQIMYGIDGRHELKEMELNHLDGYKGSRPVRVGNGAYQQLQLDIYGELLDAVYLCNKYGAPISFEEWLEVKHLIEWVCENWQLEDEGIWEVRGKKRHFIYSKLMCWVALDRGLRLAEKRSFPADISRWRKIRNEIYMFIMEKGWNAKKKAFVQSSGSEALDASILMMPLVFFISPVDPMMLSTLQAIMRSSHEGGLLANNLVYRYNLRKTDDGLEGKEGTFNICTFWLVEALTRAGQYRPQLLEEAHLLFERMLGFANHVGLYAEEIGFSGEALGNFPQALTHLSLISAAYNLNKVLEAKEE, from the coding sequence ATGGCTTATCAGCCAATTGAAAATCATGCCATCATTGGAGATATGCACACTGTGGCCTTAGTGGCCATGGATGGGTCGATTGATTGGTTGTGCATTCCTTATTTTGATTCTCCAAGCGTCTTTGGGGCCTTATTAGATGACAAAAAAGGAGGTTTTTTTAAAATAGCTCCTTTGGAACACCATGTCAGCTATAAACAGTTTTATTGGCCTGAGACCAACGTCCTTGTTACAAGATTTCTTTCTACACAGGGAGCTGCTGAACTGACGGATTTTATGCCTGTTAACTCTACAGATTATACAGGATCGCATAGATTCCGGCTGATTCGCCGTCTAACAGCGGTAAGAGGCACGATAAGCTTTAGTTTTGAATGTCGTCCTGCCTTCAACTATGCCCAGGATCAGCATGAAACAGAACTCACCACCATTGGGGCAGTTTTTTCAACAGAAAAACTAAGACTTTTATTGACGACAGATAAACCGCTAGAAATCTCCGAAAATGGGGTGGTTTCGAAGTTTATTCTCAGGGAAGGACAGACCACAGACTTTGCTTTGGTTCAACTCTTACCTGGTTCCGAATGGGGGATGCATATATCGAGTAGGGAAGCAGAAAATCTTTTTAGGCAAACCGTTTGTTATTGGAGGAATTGGATTGCTCGTTGCAAATATTCGGGAAGATGGCGTGAGATGGTATATCGCTCAGCCTTAACTTTAAAACTGCTTACTTTTAAGCCAACAGGAGCCATCATAGCAGCACCAACGACCAGTCTTCCTGAAGAAATTGGTGGCATCCGGAATTGGGATTACAGGTTTAGTTGGATTCGTGATTCTGCCTTCACTATTTATGCATTTATGCGACTTGGCTTCACTGAAGAAGCTCAAAATTACATGGAATTTCTTTCAAAGGTTTATAGAGGTTTTTCAAGAAAAAATCCACCCTTACAAATTATGTATGGCATAGATGGTAGGCATGAATTGAAAGAAATGGAGCTTAACCATCTGGATGGATATAAAGGTTCAAGACCTGTCCGAGTGGGTAATGGTGCCTATCAGCAACTACAACTGGATATTTATGGAGAGTTGTTAGATGCCGTTTATCTGTGTAACAAGTATGGGGCGCCAATTTCCTTTGAGGAATGGCTTGAAGTCAAACATCTTATTGAGTGGGTTTGTGAAAACTGGCAATTAGAAGATGAAGGGATCTGGGAAGTCAGAGGGAAAAAGCGGCATTTTATCTATTCAAAATTGATGTGCTGGGTAGCCTTGGATCGTGGCTTGCGATTAGCAGAGAAAAGATCCTTTCCTGCCGATATTTCTAGGTGGAGAAAGATTCGTAATGAGATCTATATGTTTATTATGGAAAAAGGATGGAATGCGAAGAAAAAGGCATTTGTCCAATCCTCCGGGAGTGAGGCACTCGATGCCTCCATTCTGATGATGCCTTTGGTGTTTTTTATTTCGCCCGTAGATCCGATGATGTTGAGCACCTTGCAAGCTATTATGCGATCCTCCCATGAGGGTGGGCTTTTAGCAAATAACTTGGTGTATCGATACAATTTAAGAAAAACAGACGATGGATTAGAAGGAAAAGAAGGGACTTTTAATATCTGTACGTTTTGGCTTGTAGAAGCATTGACTAGGGCCGGTCAATATCGGCCTCAGTTATTGGAAGAAGCTCATTTACTATTTGAAAGGATGCTTGGCTTTGCCAATCATGTAGGCTTGTATGCCGAAGAAATAGGGTTTAGTGGGGAGGCATTAGGGAACTTTCCTCAAGCATTGACCCATCTTTCATTAATTAGTGCAGCTTATAATCTGAACAAGGTTCTTGAAGCAAAAGAGGAATGA
- the wrbA gene encoding NAD(P)H:quinone oxidoreductase, protein MKIYVVFYSMYGHIYKMAEAVAQGARSVAGAHVELRRVPETLPISVLHKMGAIEPQKAFAHVPICSIEELGEADAIIFGTPTRFGNMCGQMRQFLDAAGKLWLSGKLIGKVGSVFCSSNTQHGGQETTLLTFMVTLLHLGMVIVGLPYSFTGQMAVDEVAGCSPYGASTIAGGAGERMPSEIELAGAKFQGKHVASIAAKLVK, encoded by the coding sequence ATGAAAATCTATGTGGTCTTTTATTCGATGTATGGTCATATTTATAAAATGGCTGAAGCGGTAGCTCAAGGAGCAAGATCGGTAGCTGGAGCTCATGTAGAATTGCGACGTGTCCCTGAAACCCTTCCAATATCCGTGCTACATAAAATGGGGGCTATAGAACCTCAAAAAGCCTTTGCACATGTTCCTATATGTTCTATTGAGGAGCTGGGTGAAGCCGATGCTATCATTTTTGGAACTCCTACAAGATTTGGTAATATGTGTGGTCAGATGAGACAATTTTTGGATGCGGCTGGAAAACTTTGGTTGTCAGGCAAGCTTATCGGAAAAGTTGGTAGCGTTTTTTGTAGTTCTAATACGCAACATGGTGGCCAAGAGACAACATTGTTAACCTTCATGGTTACATTGCTGCATTTGGGAATGGTCATCGTAGGACTGCCTTATTCTTTTACTGGACAAATGGCAGTGGATGAAGTTGCTGGCTGTTCTCCTTATGGAGCTTCAACCATAGCTGGAGGTGCTGGAGAAAGAATGCCTAGCGAGATTGAATTGGCTGGAGCTAAATTCCAAGGAAAACATGTTGCTTCCATTGCGGCAAAACTGGTTAAATAA
- a CDS encoding TonB-dependent receptor, whose protein sequence is MRRFFFFLKENYYYSSFFLTLEFVFLIQHSFLSPIESKAEPLNSYPVSSLPEVTVEASKAESILQTNQSITSVYGTPFNIMDTPRTVTPINKTLMQSAGIGSQGWPDPLSITMISPAAQFDASELYEMSSPIIRGKPGLTFINGIEQNVNNDGFFNPPWNFNMVESFDLVEGPPGAVFGATQPSNGYINYITKQPYFDKFRGNVWNTTGMYENYMWGADIGGPIQEGKLAYRASYMGIDNRLYYQYVRNEQQNFYFALGYRPTENYQIDFYSDFGIADYTPIELLLNRPTQSLINNGLYLTGFLPPSQVIAGTEHNPPANTYLNSEFPISRRATVKYPADIGQATVAMSQVIQRVHVSDNLDIVNNSFFWYQDQTAIRFETYEANVFKGDYEIDNRTEIRANFNSDFHHSTNTFLLKHFIDSGFEFRFQRTLDYQSEVYLGNSWDAITENPQLFNFLLSNNFANFGLYPIPGAPAGGFFIPLNDETNQTKFFRLSPFYQHQMDLNEKIILFIGARMDSYFIHSQTPPGTPTFLFQSLNTTQLNPLVNAAITYRPTQRISLYFNYNWQYTTNASGGGGYSPIFPATAFHLLNQLIEGGVKFNLLHDRLYLSMSGFSEDTFLGNIEFPSTPASFQGLEANLTYQPNRHFWIRMGYLLEQGVEDWSGFPEGPEMAQTYSTNFARLYGLPLNNNGTFSPGKYALIGWPDQVYSGMITYKFDSGFGLTVGALVLSDQYLGYDYRTRIPLQFILNSSFFYSSPKWESRLNVFNFTNQKYWLPAGVGMSPTRELDYTSIVPGLPFWIQGTISYKF, encoded by the coding sequence ATGAGAAGGTTCTTTTTTTTCTTAAAAGAGAATTATTATTATTCTTCCTTTTTCCTAACCTTAGAGTTTGTTTTTCTGATACAACATTCTTTTCTATCGCCTATTGAGAGCAAAGCTGAACCTTTAAACTCTTATCCTGTATCAAGCCTTCCAGAAGTAACAGTCGAAGCATCCAAAGCAGAATCTATTCTCCAAACCAATCAATCCATCACTTCTGTTTATGGAACACCTTTCAACATTATGGATACCCCAAGAACCGTGACTCCAATAAATAAAACACTAATGCAATCCGCAGGGATCGGTTCTCAAGGATGGCCTGATCCTCTAAGTATCACCATGATCAGCCCAGCAGCCCAGTTTGATGCTTCAGAACTCTACGAAATGTCTTCACCTATTATTCGAGGAAAACCTGGTCTTACCTTTATCAACGGTATAGAGCAAAACGTGAATAACGATGGATTTTTCAACCCTCCATGGAATTTTAATATGGTGGAAAGTTTCGACCTTGTTGAAGGTCCTCCAGGAGCAGTTTTCGGCGCCACTCAGCCATCCAATGGATATATAAATTACATCACAAAACAACCCTATTTCGATAAATTCAGAGGGAACGTTTGGAATACGACCGGAATGTATGAAAACTACATGTGGGGAGCTGATATAGGAGGGCCAATCCAGGAAGGAAAACTTGCTTACAGGGCAAGTTACATGGGGATCGATAATAGGCTCTATTATCAATACGTCCGCAATGAACAACAAAATTTTTATTTCGCACTTGGTTATAGACCCACAGAAAATTATCAAATCGATTTTTATTCGGATTTTGGCATAGCTGATTATACTCCGATTGAATTGCTCCTTAATAGGCCAACTCAATCCCTTATCAACAATGGGCTTTATCTTACTGGATTTTTACCTCCTTCTCAGGTTATTGCTGGAACCGAACACAATCCTCCTGCAAATACCTATTTGAATTCAGAATTTCCAATAAGTCGGAGAGCCACTGTGAAATATCCAGCTGACATTGGCCAAGCTACTGTTGCCATGAGTCAAGTTATTCAAAGAGTGCATGTAAGCGACAATTTAGACATAGTGAATAACAGTTTTTTCTGGTACCAAGACCAAACAGCTATCCGTTTTGAAACTTACGAAGCCAATGTCTTTAAGGGTGATTACGAAATCGACAACCGAACTGAAATTAGAGCCAATTTCAATTCAGATTTCCATCATAGTACAAATACTTTTCTTCTTAAACATTTTATTGATTCAGGTTTCGAATTTCGTTTTCAACGCACTCTTGATTATCAATCCGAGGTCTATCTAGGAAACAGCTGGGATGCTATCACAGAAAACCCACAATTATTCAACTTTCTTTTGTCCAATAACTTCGCTAACTTTGGTCTTTATCCAATACCAGGTGCTCCAGCTGGTGGATTTTTTATTCCTCTCAATGATGAAACCAACCAGACCAAATTTTTTCGTCTTTCCCCCTTCTATCAGCATCAAATGGATCTTAATGAAAAAATCATCCTTTTTATCGGAGCAAGAATGGATAGTTATTTTATCCATTCACAAACACCACCTGGCACCCCAACTTTTTTGTTTCAATCACTCAACACTACGCAACTCAATCCACTCGTCAATGCCGCTATTACTTATAGACCGACTCAGCGCATAAGTCTTTATTTCAATTACAACTGGCAATACACAACCAATGCTTCAGGTGGCGGAGGATACTCTCCTATCTTTCCAGCCACCGCTTTTCATCTGCTGAACCAACTCATAGAAGGTGGGGTTAAATTTAATCTTCTTCACGACAGATTGTATCTTTCCATGTCTGGATTTTCCGAAGACACTTTTTTGGGAAATATTGAATTTCCTTCGACTCCAGCTTCTTTTCAAGGCCTTGAAGCTAATCTAACTTATCAGCCGAACAGACATTTCTGGATAAGAATGGGTTATCTTCTTGAGCAGGGCGTAGAAGATTGGAGCGGTTTTCCTGAAGGACCAGAAATGGCTCAAACATATTCCACCAATTTTGCAAGACTCTACGGTCTTCCCCTCAACAACAATGGGACTTTCTCTCCTGGGAAATACGCTTTGATCGGATGGCCAGATCAGGTTTATAGTGGAATGATAACCTATAAATTTGACTCTGGATTCGGTTTAACCGTTGGAGCTCTTGTTCTTTCCGATCAGTATCTAGGGTATGATTATCGAACCAGAATTCCTTTACAATTTATCTTGAATAGTTCTTTTTTCTATTCTAGCCCTAAATGGGAATCACGGCTTAATGTTTTTAATTTCACCAACCAAAAATATTGGCTCCCTGCAGGGGTGGGAATGTCTCCCACCAGAGAATTGGATTATACATCTATTGTTCCCGGTCTGCCATTCTGGATCCAAGGAACTATCTCATATAAATTTTAA
- the wrbA gene encoding NAD(P)H:quinone oxidoreductase has product MKIYVFFYSMYGHIYKMAEAVAQGARSVAGAHVELRRVPETLPEAVLHKMGAIEPQKAFARVPICSIEELGEADAIIFGTPTRFGNMCGQMRQFLNAAGKLWLSGKLIGKVGSVFCSSNTQHGGQETTLLTFMVTLLHLGMVIVGLPYSFTGLMAVDEVAGCSPYGASTIAGGAGERMPSEIELAGAKFQGKHVASIAAKLVR; this is encoded by the coding sequence ATGAAAATCTATGTCTTTTTTTATTCGATGTATGGTCATATTTATAAAATGGCCGAAGCGGTAGCTCAAGGAGCGAGATCGGTAGCTGGAGCTCATGTAGAATTGCGACGTGTCCCTGAAACCTTACCAGAAGCCGTGCTACATAAGATGGGTGCTATAGAGCCTCAAAAAGCCTTTGCGCGTGTACCTATATGTTCTATTGAAGAGCTTGGTGAAGCCGATGCTATCATTTTTGGAACTCCTACAAGATTTGGTAATATGTGCGGTCAGATGAGGCAATTTTTGAATGCAGCTGGAAAACTTTGGTTGTCAGGTAAGCTTATCGGAAAAGTGGGAAGCGTCTTTTGTAGTTCCAATACTCAACATGGTGGCCAAGAGACAACATTGTTAACCTTCATGGTTACTTTGCTGCATTTGGGAATGGTCATCGTAGGACTACCTTATTCTTTTACTGGACTAATGGCAGTGGATGAAGTTGCTGGCTGTTCTCCTTATGGAGCTTCAACCATAGCTGGAGGTGCTGGAGAAAGAATGCCTAGCGAGATTGAATTGGCTGGAGCTAAATTCCAAGGAAAACATGTTGCTTCCATTGCGGCAAAACTGGTTAGATAA
- the ppsA gene encoding phosphoenolpyruvate synthase, with the protein MNYKSVYNTIDYILWYNQITLENIAEVGGKNASLGEMMKELSPFGIKIPNGFAITSWAYEQFISYNNIRDIIDHKLQDINYSDINNVKEASKYIRNIIINSKFPYKYKKAIISAYNYLSKDSRIEDVDVAVRSSANVEDLPLASFAGQQDTYLNIKGKANLLNAIKLCYASLYTERAIIYRKEMGYEHINISMSVGVQRMVRSDLACSGVMFTLDPESGFKKVILINASYGLGENIVQGVVTPDEYCVFKSTLMKGYKPIIQKKLGSKDIKLVYDIDGERLMKGTYVKNVPVPIEDRNKYVLSDSEILTLSRWACIIEEHYTRKNERSTPMDIEWAKDGISGELFILQARPETIHRGQNKKTIQVYQLKTKGKVLVEGKAVGEKIAQGKVRIIQDLQQMDQFQPGEVLVIEKTDPDWEPVIKKAAAIVTDRGGRTCHAAIVSRELGVPAVVGTENATKLLQNGSFVTVSCAEGEIGKVYEGDIPYTIEKINLMEIPRPRTKIMMNVGNPHKAFDFSFLPNDGVGLARQEFILTNYVKVHPMALVHFDRLREGPEKMKIRQLTENYPQKTDYFVDKLAEGIGLIAAAFFPKDVIVRLSDFKSNEYSNLLGGTDFEPIERNPMLGFRGASRYYHPRYQQGFALECLALKKARETFGLLNIKIMIPMVRTVTEGKRVIEELEKNGLRRGENGLEIFMMCEIPSNVILAEEFCEIFDGFSIGSNDLTQLVLGVDRDSEIIASLYDERNEAVKRLIASMIQIAKKNKRKIGICGEAPSNYKDFLEFLIKEGIDSISVNPNSIYSTLLKASEIETNINK; encoded by the coding sequence ATGAATTATAAATCTGTATATAATACTATAGATTATATTTTATGGTATAATCAAATAACATTAGAAAATATTGCTGAAGTAGGGGGTAAAAATGCTTCGCTTGGAGAGATGATGAAAGAATTATCACCATTTGGAATAAAGATACCAAACGGTTTTGCTATAACATCATGGGCTTATGAACAATTTATAAGCTATAATAATATTAGAGATATCATAGATCATAAATTACAAGATATAAACTATTCTGACATAAATAATGTTAAAGAAGCTAGTAAATATATTAGAAATATTATTATTAATTCTAAATTTCCCTATAAATATAAAAAGGCTATAATTAGCGCCTATAATTATCTATCTAAAGATTCGCGTATAGAAGATGTTGATGTGGCTGTCAGATCTAGTGCGAATGTAGAAGATCTTCCACTAGCAAGTTTTGCTGGCCAACAAGATACCTATCTCAACATTAAAGGTAAAGCAAATCTTTTAAATGCTATCAAACTATGCTACGCATCGCTCTATACGGAACGAGCCATAATATATAGAAAAGAGATGGGATATGAACACATTAATATATCCATGTCCGTTGGGGTTCAAAGAATGGTTCGTTCCGATCTTGCCTGTTCTGGTGTCATGTTTACTCTTGATCCTGAATCGGGCTTTAAAAAAGTCATCCTCATTAATGCTTCTTATGGATTAGGTGAAAATATTGTCCAAGGTGTAGTCACCCCTGATGAATACTGTGTTTTTAAATCTACTTTAATGAAAGGCTATAAGCCAATTATTCAGAAAAAATTGGGGAGTAAGGATATCAAACTGGTCTACGACATCGATGGCGAACGATTAATGAAGGGTACTTATGTTAAAAATGTACCTGTCCCAATTGAAGATAGAAACAAGTATGTATTATCAGACTCTGAAATATTAACTCTTAGTAGATGGGCATGTATTATAGAAGAACATTATACTCGCAAGAATGAACGCAGTACGCCCATGGATATTGAATGGGCAAAGGATGGTATCAGTGGTGAGCTTTTTATTCTTCAAGCAAGACCCGAAACAATCCATCGAGGACAAAATAAAAAAACTATTCAGGTCTATCAATTAAAAACCAAAGGCAAGGTTCTTGTCGAAGGGAAAGCGGTTGGGGAAAAAATAGCGCAAGGAAAAGTTCGAATCATCCAAGACCTACAACAAATGGATCAATTTCAACCAGGGGAGGTGCTGGTCATAGAAAAAACTGATCCTGATTGGGAACCAGTAATAAAGAAAGCGGCAGCAATTGTAACAGATAGGGGAGGCAGAACCTGTCATGCAGCTATTGTTAGTAGGGAACTTGGTGTACCAGCAGTCGTTGGAACAGAAAATGCCACCAAGCTGCTTCAAAACGGATCGTTTGTAACGGTTAGCTGCGCAGAAGGGGAAATTGGGAAAGTCTACGAAGGGGATATTCCGTATACGATTGAAAAGATCAATCTCATGGAAATCCCTCGTCCAAGAACAAAGATTATGATGAATGTGGGTAATCCTCATAAAGCCTTTGATTTTTCTTTTCTTCCTAATGATGGAGTGGGTCTAGCTCGCCAAGAATTTATCCTTACAAATTATGTCAAGGTTCATCCCATGGCCTTGGTGCACTTTGATCGGCTCAGGGAAGGACCTGAAAAAATGAAAATTCGGCAACTAACAGAAAATTATCCACAGAAAACTGACTACTTTGTCGATAAACTAGCCGAAGGTATCGGATTAATCGCTGCGGCCTTTTTCCCAAAGGATGTCATTGTTAGGCTTAGTGATTTCAAATCCAATGAATATTCCAATTTGTTAGGTGGCACAGACTTTGAACCCATTGAAAGAAATCCAATGCTTGGTTTTCGAGGAGCCTCTCGCTATTACCACCCTCGCTATCAACAAGGATTTGCTTTGGAATGTCTGGCCCTTAAGAAAGCCAGGGAAACCTTTGGTCTTTTGAATATTAAGATAATGATTCCAATGGTTAGAACTGTAACAGAAGGCAAAAGAGTCATAGAGGAGTTAGAAAAAAATGGGCTAAGAAGAGGTGAAAACGGCTTGGAGATATTCATGATGTGTGAAATACCAAGCAACGTCATTTTAGCTGAAGAATTCTGTGAAATATTTGATGGCTTTTCGATTGGTTCCAATGATCTGACTCAGTTGGTTCTTGGTGTGGATAGAGATTCTGAAATTATTGCTTCCCTTTATGACGAACGGAATGAAGCTGTTAAAAGATTAATCGCTTCCATGATTCAAATAGCCAAAAAGAACAAAAGAAAAATTGGGATATGTGGGGAAGCACCAAGCAATTATAAGGATTTTTTAGAATTTCTTATAAAAGAAGGTATAGATAGTATATCTGTTAATCCTAATTCTATATACTCTACACTCTTAAAAGCTTCAGAAATAGAAACTAATATAAATAAATAA
- the amoB gene encoding bacterial ammonia monooxygenase, subunit AmoB: MKINNYSINTLILACTVIIAIIASSCLYASGIGERAQEAILRMRTAQFYDVRFSSNHLKVGEDLVVTGKVMILPIWPHELGFSGIAYINFFEPGPRLVRKETVVNGQPVFSSMIVKLGDTYDFKEVLTARRPGTWPVGVTMNIKDIGPIVGPSIKVTIDPSSAPFTNTVQTLSGQSINLENYGLSRAMGWSFLWVLLGIGWLYYWLILKPTAPRLGLAYLEKEDELVTKQDQKFGFLFLAIVIVLVFGGAFITSKQFPIVIPLQKTFVRINPLPKESTFVEAKVSKATYYVQQRSLDFDLIVTNKGNEKVYLRRFQTANVAFLNPAAPDNQWPADSPEVNGGELQITPNEPILPGETKQLHIKAQGAAWEVERLSTIYKESSSRFGGLIFFGDTAGNRNIIAIADQFVVPVFQ, translated from the coding sequence ATGAAAATAAATAATTACTCTATAAACACATTAATATTAGCATGTACTGTAATAATTGCAATTATTGCTTCGTCTTGCCTTTATGCCTCTGGAATAGGGGAAAGAGCTCAGGAAGCAATTCTGAGGATGCGAACAGCCCAATTTTACGATGTTCGCTTCTCTTCGAATCATCTGAAAGTAGGGGAAGATCTTGTAGTTACTGGAAAAGTCATGATTTTGCCTATATGGCCGCATGAACTTGGTTTTTCTGGTATTGCCTATATCAATTTCTTTGAACCCGGCCCCAGGCTTGTCCGCAAGGAAACTGTCGTAAATGGCCAGCCAGTGTTTTCCAGCATGATCGTAAAGCTTGGAGACACCTATGACTTTAAAGAAGTATTGACCGCGCGTAGACCAGGTACTTGGCCAGTAGGGGTAACCATGAATATTAAAGATATTGGCCCCATCGTAGGGCCTTCCATTAAAGTCACGATCGATCCTTCCTCTGCTCCATTTACAAATACAGTCCAAACCTTGTCCGGACAATCCATTAATCTTGAAAACTATGGATTAAGTCGAGCCATGGGATGGTCCTTCCTTTGGGTATTGTTAGGAATAGGATGGCTCTATTATTGGCTTATTCTTAAGCCAACAGCTCCAAGACTAGGGCTTGCCTACTTGGAAAAAGAGGACGAATTGGTTACCAAGCAAGATCAAAAGTTTGGATTCTTATTCTTGGCTATTGTTATTGTACTAGTATTTGGTGGGGCTTTTATTACCTCCAAACAGTTTCCAATTGTTATACCCCTCCAAAAAACCTTTGTTAGAATTAATCCCTTGCCAAAGGAATCAACATTTGTTGAGGCAAAAGTCAGTAAAGCAACCTATTATGTTCAGCAACGGAGCCTCGATTTTGATTTAATTGTAACCAATAAAGGAAATGAAAAAGTTTATTTGCGACGGTTTCAAACAGCTAATGTTGCCTTTCTGAATCCGGCTGCTCCCGACAATCAATGGCCAGCCGATTCGCCAGAAGTCAATGGCGGAGAATTGCAAATTACTCCCAATGAACCCATTCTGCCTGGTGAAACAAAACAGTTACACATAAAAGCTCAAGGTGCAGCTTGGGAAGTAGAAAGACTATCTACAATTTATAAGGAATCCTCCAGTAGGTTTGGTGGTCTCATCTTTTTCGGAGATACAGCAGGGAATAGAAATATTATCGCTATAGCAGATCAGTTTGTCGTTCCAGTCTTTCAATAA
- a CDS encoding methane monooxygenase/ammonia monooxygenase subunit A has translation MQTQTIKTSPELQKEGLEVGKRIQFVAWVIIGMTVTVGTFASQSLLEGDWSFWIDWKDRRYFPILGVISYMLMLVSVQAACWIKARLPMGMTLCAVGINLWQWFERYVNWWGWFSYPMNELFPETVIPCAIAADCVLLLSRKLLLTYLFGAYAFALTFYPANWVMIAPFHQPLEALGQTLSLADYIGFSYVRSAIPEYLRMIESGTLRTFEGGALGPAIFFSGVVGIFIYAIFWWIGDQCTRNRWVKKI, from the coding sequence ATGCAAACACAGACGATAAAGACTTCCCCAGAACTTCAAAAAGAAGGTTTAGAAGTTGGGAAAAGAATTCAGTTTGTAGCATGGGTTATCATAGGAATGACTGTGACAGTCGGAACATTCGCCTCTCAGTCATTACTAGAAGGAGACTGGAGCTTCTGGATAGATTGGAAAGATCGACGTTATTTTCCAATTTTAGGAGTCATCTCCTATATGTTGATGTTAGTCAGCGTTCAGGCAGCTTGTTGGATTAAAGCTAGACTTCCCATGGGAATGACTCTATGTGCGGTAGGAATCAATCTCTGGCAATGGTTTGAAAGATATGTCAATTGGTGGGGATGGTTCAGTTATCCAATGAATGAATTGTTTCCAGAGACTGTCATTCCGTGTGCCATTGCTGCGGATTGTGTTCTGCTTTTATCTAGAAAACTTCTCTTGACTTATCTTTTTGGTGCCTATGCTTTTGCCTTAACCTTTTACCCTGCTAACTGGGTGATGATTGCTCCATTTCATCAACCCTTAGAAGCCTTAGGCCAAACTTTGAGTCTAGCCGATTACATCGGATTTTCCTATGTCCGTTCTGCCATTCCTGAGTATTTAAGAATGATTGAAAGTGGGACTCTTCGGACCTTTGAAGGGGGAGCCTTAGGCCCAGCCATATTCTTCAGTGGTGTTGTTGGTATTTTTATATATGCAATTTTTTGGTGGATTGGAGATCAGTGCACCAGAAATCGTTGGGTAAAGAAGATATAA
- a CDS encoding methane monooxygenase/ammonia monooxygenase subunit C, with amino-acid sequence MANERVATVGAMDVSAVAELVPKKEYFNNWRFYLYCILISLFYGACMLYQRAFAISKGIDYTSQDFQTYWMNLFWGITIMNVIIWGLTWGWIWFVYRDRHLEQLNPGEELKRWYSNWLITLGVYAWCLVWAVFFVEQDGVWHSSMIRDTEFTPSHIFNFYLSWPIFINFGVAGLMLTRTRLPVMGKKWLLPLVMEVAWPIMFIPLIGENEWGHSAWILEEWFAAPLHWTFVPFAWAAVWFLGNGFDMFPRIAAVLKATYFGEKCMSAAEAMENPEEATNPVHTLPGM; translated from the coding sequence ATGGCTAATGAAAGAGTAGCAACAGTTGGAGCAATGGATGTATCAGCCGTTGCTGAACTGGTGCCTAAAAAGGAATATTTTAATAACTGGAGATTCTATCTTTATTGCATATTGATATCGCTCTTCTATGGAGCTTGCATGCTTTATCAGAGAGCATTTGCGATATCCAAAGGAATTGATTATACCTCACAGGACTTCCAGACTTATTGGATGAATCTTTTCTGGGGTATAACAATAATGAATGTTATCATTTGGGGACTGACATGGGGTTGGATTTGGTTTGTCTATAGGGATCGTCATTTAGAACAACTAAATCCCGGAGAGGAATTGAAACGCTGGTACTCTAACTGGCTAATAACCCTTGGAGTGTATGCTTGGTGCTTGGTCTGGGCGGTCTTTTTTGTTGAACAGGATGGAGTATGGCATTCATCCATGATTAGGGACACAGAGTTTACTCCTAGCCATATTTTCAATTTTTATCTTAGCTGGCCTATTTTCATTAACTTTGGGGTGGCCGGATTGATGTTAACCAGAACAAGGCTTCCGGTAATGGGCAAAAAATGGCTGCTGCCATTAGTTATGGAAGTAGCATGGCCGATAATGTTTATTCCATTAATTGGAGAAAACGAATGGGGACATAGTGCCTGGATTTTAGAAGAATGGTTTGCAGCTCCGTTGCACTGGACATTTGTGCCTTTTGCATGGGCTGCTGTTTGGTTCTTAGGCAATGGATTTGACATGTTTCCAAGGATAGCTGCTGTTCTAAAAGCCACCTATTTTGGTGAAAAATGCATGTCTGCTGCAGAGGCAATGGAAAACCCTGAGGAAGCCACCAATCCAGTGCATACATTACCTGGGATGTAA